In Streptomyces nojiriensis, one genomic interval encodes:
- a CDS encoding beta-ketoacyl-ACP synthase III — MVGSRVLSFGHYQPSKVLTNADLERMVDTDDEWIQSRVGIRTRRVAAEDESVSDLATKAAEHALANAGLTGGDIDFVIVATCTARDRSPNMAARVAAAVGAKAPAAIDVNTACSGFPHAMALADQSIRTGSATKALVIGVEKLTDFVDWTDRTTCVLVGDGAGAAVVVASEEPEISPVVWGSVPEMGRAVRIEAPSNTFAQEGQSVYRWATTTLPEVALQVCERAGVKPEELGGVVLHQANLRIIEPLARKIGAVNAVIAKDVVESGNTSAASIPLALSKLIERGEIRKGSPVLLFAFGGGLSYAGQIINCP; from the coding sequence ATGGTGGGGTCGCGTGTCCTGTCCTTCGGGCACTATCAGCCGTCAAAAGTCCTGACCAATGCCGATCTCGAGCGCATGGTCGACACCGACGACGAGTGGATCCAGAGCCGGGTCGGGATCCGGACGCGCCGGGTGGCGGCCGAGGACGAGTCCGTTTCGGACCTGGCCACGAAGGCCGCCGAGCACGCACTGGCCAACGCCGGACTCACCGGCGGCGACATCGACTTCGTCATCGTGGCCACGTGCACGGCGCGCGACCGCTCGCCCAACATGGCGGCCCGGGTGGCCGCCGCGGTCGGGGCGAAGGCTCCCGCCGCCATCGACGTGAACACGGCCTGCTCCGGGTTCCCGCACGCCATGGCGCTGGCCGACCAGAGCATACGGACGGGTTCCGCCACGAAGGCCCTGGTCATAGGCGTGGAGAAGCTCACCGACTTCGTCGACTGGACCGACCGCACCACCTGCGTGCTCGTCGGCGACGGTGCGGGAGCGGCCGTCGTCGTGGCCTCCGAGGAGCCGGAGATCAGCCCGGTCGTGTGGGGGTCCGTACCCGAGATGGGCCGGGCCGTACGCATCGAGGCACCGTCCAACACCTTCGCCCAGGAAGGGCAGTCGGTCTACCGCTGGGCCACCACGACGCTCCCGGAGGTCGCCCTCCAGGTCTGCGAGCGGGCCGGCGTGAAGCCCGAGGAACTGGGCGGCGTCGTCCTGCACCAGGCCAACCTGCGGATCATCGAGCCCCTGGCGCGCAAGATCGGTGCGGTCAACGCCGTCATCGCCAAGGACGTCGTCGAGTCGGGCAACACCTCGGCCGCGAGCATCCCGCTGGCGCTGTCCAAGCTCATCGAGCGGGGTGAGATCCGCAAGGGTTCGCCGGTACTGCTCTTCGCGTTCGGCGGGGGCCTGTCCTACGCCGGCCAGATCATCAACTGCCCGTGA
- the cseB gene encoding two-component system response regulator CseB, translating into MPSPAPAPESPPPVRVLLVEDDELMRRSFTVALERYGYRVTAAADGLTGLESFRDGDGFDLLILDVMLPGLDGIGLCRRVRETSLVPVLMMSARGDGLDVVAGLEAGADDYVVKPVDTYVLVARIRSLLRRAAYAPAPGGEPAAGQEDVLTFGDLTIDTGGMEVSLSGTPVALTPTELKLLLEFAAHPGIVLERHTLLRNVWEYGWDGDSRVVDLAVQRLRKKLGRERIETVRGFGYKLRR; encoded by the coding sequence GTGCCCTCACCCGCCCCGGCGCCGGAATCTCCGCCTCCGGTCCGCGTGCTGCTGGTCGAGGACGACGAGCTGATGCGCCGGTCCTTCACCGTCGCCCTCGAACGCTACGGCTACCGGGTCACGGCCGCGGCCGACGGACTGACCGGGCTGGAGTCCTTCCGCGACGGCGACGGCTTCGACCTGCTGATCCTGGACGTGATGCTGCCCGGTCTCGACGGGATCGGGCTGTGCCGCCGGGTCCGCGAGACCAGCCTGGTGCCGGTGCTGATGATGTCCGCCCGCGGCGACGGCCTCGATGTCGTCGCCGGGCTGGAGGCCGGGGCCGACGACTACGTGGTCAAGCCCGTGGACACCTACGTCCTCGTGGCACGCATCCGCTCGCTGCTGCGAAGGGCGGCCTACGCGCCCGCCCCGGGCGGCGAGCCGGCCGCCGGCCAGGAGGACGTACTGACCTTCGGCGACCTGACCATCGACACCGGCGGGATGGAGGTGTCCCTCTCCGGAACCCCCGTGGCGCTCACCCCCACCGAGCTGAAACTGCTGCTGGAGTTCGCCGCCCACCCGGGCATCGTGCTGGAACGGCACACCCTGCTGCGCAACGTCTGGGAGTACGGCTGGGACGGCGACAGCCGCGTCGTGGACCTGGCCGTGCAGCGGCTGCGCAAGAAACTGGGCCGGGAGCGGATCGAGACGGTCCGCGGCTTCGGCTACAAGCTCAGGCGCTGA
- a CDS encoding sensor histidine kinase encodes MHPPRRLWWPARVPLRWKIAALAAATACLVALAVGVLVHVWTAMDVRDRAEMEATNTVYSAMDVYRRTGTLAGGAELDPAELPTALRHPADGDRRVAYDGRVEGNLGPSVWGAQRVGGPGSPVLAVRINMSPQLHDLRRLDASMAVASLVSLAAALPLAVYGAGLVARRLRRVAETAARISAGDLDARTGSALGHARGRDEVTDIAATVDLMADSLGRRLRIERQFTADVAHELRTPVGGLLAATDLLPPGETEDLLRARVRDLRGLVEDLLEISRLDAGAEAPVRARVPLAAVVAEAVARTGLDAEVSVTEAPQAPQAPQAPTVESVETVETDPRRLERIVGNLVVNAHRHGRTPVRVTVEGRTVVVRDHGPGFPADLLLDGPRRFRTGAAERGAGHGLGLTIALGQARVLGAELRLENAPDGGAVATLRLPR; translated from the coding sequence GTGCACCCCCCGCGCCGGCTGTGGTGGCCGGCCCGTGTGCCCCTGCGCTGGAAGATCGCCGCGCTGGCGGCGGCCACGGCGTGCCTGGTCGCCCTGGCGGTGGGCGTCCTCGTCCACGTGTGGACCGCGATGGACGTCCGCGACCGGGCCGAGATGGAAGCCACCAACACCGTGTACTCCGCCATGGACGTCTACCGGCGCACCGGAACGCTGGCGGGCGGCGCCGAGCTCGATCCGGCCGAACTGCCCACCGCCCTGCGCCACCCGGCCGACGGCGACCGGCGGGTGGCCTACGACGGGCGCGTCGAGGGGAACCTCGGGCCGAGCGTCTGGGGCGCCCAGCGGGTCGGCGGCCCGGGCAGCCCGGTGCTCGCCGTGCGGATCAACATGAGCCCGCAACTCCACGACCTGCGCCGCCTCGACGCGAGCATGGCGGTGGCCTCCCTCGTCTCGCTCGCCGCGGCGCTGCCCCTGGCGGTCTACGGGGCCGGGCTGGTCGCCCGCCGGCTGCGCCGGGTCGCCGAGACCGCGGCCCGGATCTCCGCCGGGGACCTCGACGCCCGCACCGGCTCCGCCCTGGGCCATGCCCGGGGGCGCGACGAGGTGACCGACATCGCCGCCACCGTCGACCTCATGGCCGACAGCCTCGGCCGACGGCTGCGCATCGAGCGGCAGTTCACGGCGGACGTGGCCCACGAACTGCGTACCCCGGTCGGCGGTCTGCTGGCCGCCACCGACCTGCTGCCGCCCGGCGAGACGGAGGACCTGCTCCGGGCCCGCGTACGGGACCTGCGCGGTCTGGTCGAGGACCTGCTGGAGATCTCCCGGCTGGACGCGGGCGCGGAGGCGCCGGTACGCGCCCGGGTCCCGCTCGCCGCGGTGGTCGCCGAGGCGGTGGCCCGTACCGGTCTCGACGCGGAGGTCAGCGTCACCGAGGCACCGCAGGCACCGCAGGCACCGCAGGCACCGACGGTGGAGTCCGTGGAGACCGTGGAGACCGATCCGCGCCGCCTGGAGCGGATCGTCGGAAACCTCGTCGTCAACGCGCACCGGCACGGACGTACCCCGGTGCGGGTCACCGTCGAGGGCCGGACCGTCGTCGTCCGCGACCACGGCCCCGGCTTCCCCGCCGACCTGCTGCTCGACGGCCCGCGCCGGTTCCGTACGGGCGCCGCGGAGCGGGGCGCGGGACACGGCCTCGGCCTGACCATCGCCCTGGGCCAGGCCCGGGTGCTCGGCGCCGAACTGCGTCTGGAGAACGCACCGGACGGCGGCGCCGTCGCCACCCTGCGGCTCCCGCGCTGA